The genomic stretch TCCTGCAGCCTTGGGATCAGCCATTTGGTGGCGAAGCTCGGCGTCACACTGATCGTCAGCCGCGCCGGCTCTGGGCGCAGCAGCAGCGTCGCCTCCGAGATCAGGTCGAAGGCGCGGCGGATGTTGGGCACATAGGCGCGCCCCTGATCGGTCAGCGCCAGGCCGCGCGGCAGCCGCTCGAACAGTTTCGTGCCGAGATGGCTCTCCAGGCCGCGAATGTGCTGGGCCACCGCACCCTGGGTGACGTTCAGTTCCTCTGCGGCGATGCGGAAGTTGAGATGGCGCGCCGAGGCCTCGAAGGCGCGCAGCGCATTCAGCGGCGGCAGGCTCAGGAAGGCTTCGGGCATGCAGGAGTTTTTCTACTGGTTGATTTCAGGCATTCTGGTTCGAACCAAGCGGCAAAACCAGCTATATCACCGTTCAAATCCCGAAAACACCGCCTGCGGTGCCCGCCAACCCTGAGAGGAAAATCCAATGAGTGTAGAAAAAGTGGCTGTTGTCGTGGCTGGTGGCAGCGGCATGGGAGCGGCGGCGGCCAAACGGCTGGCCGCGGATGGGTTCAAGGTCGCCATCCTGTCCTCGTCGGGCAAGGGCGAGGCGCTGGCCAAGGCGTTGGGCGGGCTCGGCGTCACCGGCTCCAACCAGTCGAATGACGACCTGCAGCGCCTCGCCGACCTGACGCTGGAGCGTTTCGGCCGCATCGACGTGCTGGTCAACAGCGGCGGCCACGGGCCGCGCGCGCCGATCCTGGAGATCACGGACGAGCAGTGGCACACCGGCATGGACGTCTATCTGATGAACGTCATCCGGCCGGTGCGCATCGTCGCGCCGCAAATGGTCAAGCAGAAGGGCGGCGCCATCATCAACATCTCGACCGCCTGGGTCGCCGAGCCGAACGCGATGTTCCCGACCTCGGCCGTGTTCCGCGCCGGATTGACCGCCTACACCAAGATCTTCTCCAACACCTACGCGGCTGACAATGTGCGCATGAACAATGTGCTGCCCGGCTGGATCGACAGCCTGCCGGCGACCGAAGAGCGCCGCGACAACGTGCCTATGCAGCGCTACGGCACGAGCGAGGAGGTGGCGGCGACGATTGCGTTCCTGGCGTCGGAAGGCGCAGGCTATATCACCGGCCAGAACATCCGCGTGGACGGAGGCGTTATCCGGGCGCTGTGAGGCGCCGACCGGGCTTAGGTTCCTGGCCCCACGATCATGGGGGTTACGCGGTCAGGGCCTCTGGCTGTTCGAAGAGCGTATAAAGCTCGGAGACCGGCATTGGCCGGCCAAACAGCCAGCCCTGGACATCCGTGCAGCCATTCTCCCTGACCAGCCTGTACTGGTCTTCGGTCTCGACGCCTTCGGCTGTCGTCGTCATGCCGAGCGTGGTGCCGAGCTCGGCGACGGCCTTGACGATCGCCCGGCTTTCGCTGCTCTCGCACATCAGGCTGACGAAGCTGCGGTCGATCTTGATGCGGTTGAACGGGAACGATCTGAGATAGCTCAGCGAGGAGTAGCCGGTGCCGAAATCGTCCATGGCTATGGAGATGCCGAGGTCGCGCAGGCTGTGCAGCGTGTTTAGCGTGTTTTCGTTGTTCGCCAGCAGCACCGACTCGGTGATCTCCAGCTCTAGCCGTGACGGCAGCAGGTCCGAAGCCGCGAGCGCCGCGGCGACCTGAAGCGGCAGCCCCTGTTGTTTGAACTGGGCCGGCGAGAGATTGACGGCGACCTTGACGGGCAGGGGCCATTTCACGGCGTCGGCGCAGGCACGCCGCATGATCCACTCGCCAAGCGCGTCGATGACGCCGGTCTCCTCGGCCAATTGGATGAACTCCGACGGCGGCAGCAGGCCGAGGCGCGGATGGTTCCATCGCACCAACGCTTCGAAGCCGGTGAGTTTGGAGGTCTTTGCGTCGTGCAGCGGTTGATAGTGCAGGACGAACTGTTCCTTTTTCACGCCGAGCGCCAGTTCGGATTCGAGTTGGCGCCGCTCCTGCAGTCTCGCGTCCATTCCCGGCTCGAACGACCTGCAGGTGCCACGGCCCTCCATCTTGGCCTTGTACAAGGCCAGGTCGGCATTGCGGATAAGGGTTTCCGAGCGTTGTCCGTCGTCGGGGAAGACGGCGATGCCGATGCTGCCGCCGATGTTGATCTTGTGGCCCTGGACGGAGAATTCGTCGGACAAGGCATGAATGACGCGGCTTGCCAGCACGCCGGCCTCGTCGTTGCCGTCAAGCAGGAGCTGAAGGATGACGAACTCGTCCCCGCCAATTCTGGCCACCATGGCGGTTTCGCCGGCATGCTGTTTCAACCGCTTCGCCACGGCCCCGAGCAACTCGTCGCCGACCGGATGGCCGAGCGTGTCGTTGACCGGCTTGAAACGATCGAGATCGACGCAATGGACAGCCAGCTTCTCGCCGTCCCTGAGGCTTCTCAATGCCTCGTCCATCGTTTCGGCCAGGAGGCCCCGGTTGGGCAGGCCGGTGAGAATGTCATGCGTGGCGAGATGCTGGATCTGTGCGGTGCGTTCCTCGACCCGCCGCTCCAGGGTCTCGGCAGCCTCGACCTGCATCGTCATCGTCCGCCCGATCGCGTACCAGCAGGCCAGCGCCAGCAGCGTGACCACCGCGACCGCCGCATAACCGGCCAGTTCGAATTGACGCACGGACTGGACATCCATGTTGCCGTCGAACCGGCTGTTGGGGAAACCGGCCCAGAGACGCCATGCGCTCCTGGGGTCGTTGAGCGAGAGCGGGATGACTTCGGAATAGATCAAATTGGGGTCGGCCGCCGTGAAGGCACGGGAATCGGCCGCCAGTGCCGTCGACATCTTGTGCTGGTCGGATTCAAACCCGTAGCCTGAATTGACGATGACATAGTCGCTGCTCGGCAACAGTTTGCGCAGCGCCGAGGTAAGCATGATCGCCGACACGGAGCCGCGCAGGCTGCCATCCGCGCCGAACACCGGGACCGAAAGGATGAAGCCTGATCGATCAGCGTCATTGCCGGTGTGGATGAAATCGGTGTTGTCGCAGGTGATGAGCTCCTTCGTGCCGATGACCGGCACATTGAGCCCGTCGATGGCGCTCGAATTTGGATAGTTCGCCTTCAACCAGGCGAGCTGTTTGGCCAACTCGTGGTATTCATAGGTCTCGATCTCCTCGGGAGGGCGGGTCAGCGCATTCTCGTCCAGTTTCGCGCGTTTGGCATCGCCAACGGCATCGGATCTTGCCTTGGCGTTCACGATCAACTGGTCGAACTGGAGGATCGGCTCCTCGAGCTTGCCGGTCACCGCATCGAAGCGGTCCGGGTTGAAATCCAGCGGCAGGAAGTAAACCTCGGAAATGGAGACGTTGCTGGCGAGGTTGTTGTAGATCTGCTGGATTGTCGCACGACCCTCGGCGCCCAGATTTGTGCCGTACCGGTCGAGGTTTCGCACGCTTGGTAGATAGGTCAAGGTCCGCACATTTTCATATACGGCCCGCAAGGCGTCTTCGACGGTCTTGGCCGTCGCTCTGGAAGCTGCCTGGGAATTCTCGAGATAGCGCTCCTTGGCCAGCGCGAAGTTTCGCTGGGCATCGATATGCAACGCCGCCAGCGTCGCCGCGCCGGTCAACAGGATCACAACAAATCCGGCCGCTCGCCTGAATGCGTTCATCTGCGTCCACCCTCGAGTGGCAAGGGATACCGTACGGTGGTTTAGGAAGCGCTAATTGAATTGGTCGTTTCTTACGACTTCCGCGCGCTGCCGCGCATCAGATCCGGCAAGACCCAGACACCCTTTTTTCGCGGGCGGACAGGCCGGGGGCCGAGCAAGGCGCGAGGAGGTCAGTTTGCGGGCAGCGGCTGCTGGTCGGCGTCGGTAAGCGTGCCCAGGAAGGCAACGATATCGTCGATCTCGGCATCGCTGAGCGCCGGTCTGTCGCCCGGCTTTTTGCCGTTGAAGGGTGGATCCTGATTCAAGTTTCCCCAGTAAGCCTTTGGCAGATCGTCATATTGCCTGACCGTGCCATCGGCATTCCTGGGGTACCAGCGGCCGGGATCGGTGTCGCGGCTGGCGTAGAAGGCGACCGCGTCGCGCAGCGTGTGGAAGGCGCCATTGTGGAAGAAGCTCTTGCGCAGCGCGACGTTGCGCAGGGTCGGCGTCTTGAACAGGCCGCAATATTCGGTCCGGCCGCGAAAGTCGGTGCGCAAGGGGCCGCAGAGGCCGAGATCGGCATAGGCTGGATCGGCGTTGGCAGGTATCGCCGCGTTGCGCGGCACGGCGATGGCGATCAGGCCGAAATCGGTGAATTGCGGCGGCTCGCCGTCATTGGCCGGTTCGCTGAGATGGCAGCTGGCGCAATTGCCCTTGGCCGCGTCCTCGAACAGCGCGCGGCCGCGCAATTCCTGCGCCGTGAGCTCAGCCTTGCCGGTGAGGAAGGCGTCGTAGCGGCTGGAATAGGGATAGAAGTCGGCAGCGCTCTGCTCGAACGTGCCGAGCGCCTCGGCGGCGGCGTCGAAGGCGTCGCTCGCGTGGTCGAACACGTCGTCGCCGAAGGCTGCCTTGAACTCACCGGCATAGGCTGATTTGCGCAAGGCTGATGTGACGGCGGCCTCATCCTTGTTGGCCATTTCGAAGGGCGAGAGAAGGGGGATCTTCGCCTGGTCCTTGCCATGGTCGGCGCGGCCGTCCCAGGTCAGGCCGCCGGTCGGGCCATTGTCGACGCTCTCGTCGCCCTCGTCCTCGGAATCGTGGAAATGCTCGGTGAAGGCGGGCGCCGCCTGGAGATAGCGCAGCGACGGCACGGCGCGCACGCCCGGCTGGTCGAGGTTTGGCCCGCCCATCTCGATCGGCGAGGCAGAGGCCGGACCGAAGGCGTGGTGCGGGTCATGGCAGGACGAGCAGGCCTGCTTGCCCGAGGCCGACAGCGCCGGGTCGAAGAACATTTTCCGGCCAAGCGCCGTCAGCGCCTGCGCCCGCGCGAAGGCATCAGCTCGCGACAGGGGGCCGGGGTGGACGCTGCCGGTTCCGGCACGGACGAAGGTTGCCGGCAAAGCGATGGCAAAGCCGAGCAGCGATGCGGCGGCGGCCGCGATCATCAGGCGTTTGCCTCGTCCTGTCGTCATCGGTTCCAAGTCCATTTCGCTCCGCAGTTAGGTTCGTGCTGCAACGGATTGATGACCGCCCCCGTTCTTCGCGAAACCGTGTTCGCAGGCAAGGCAAGTTTCACAAGGGTGACAAGCCATCATCGCCTGCGACAAGGCGCGCCGCAACAACGACCAGCCGCCGATGGGGGATCTCTCCGCCGCACTTGATCCCAGCCGGTAGGTTGCGCCGGTTCGCCGACGGACAAGAAAACTGTCACCCATGCAATCGGTCCATTCTGTTACCTATCCATCCGGTTCGGACAGGGTCGACCCCCACTCCGTCGAGCTTCGCTCGACACCTCTCCCCCGATCGACGGGGGAGAGGAAAGGCGCGACCTCGTCGACCCTGGTGCCCTTCCTCTCCCTCCGTGTCGGGAGGGGGTAAACGTCTAAACCAGCTAACCGCCTGACCTGCGGATCAGCTCGCGGCCGATCGGCTTCGGCGTTTCGCTGCGCAGCACCAGCGCGGTGGTGACCGCGCCGTGGCGCGCCACGGCGTCGACGATGGTTTCAAGGTGGGCGGGCGAGGGCACGACCACTTTCAGGATGAAGCAGTCCTCGCCGGTCAGCCGGTGCACCTCGGTAATCTCGGGCATTTCGGCGAACTGCTTCAGGCAGGGGCGGATGTGTTCATGCGTGGTGCGCACACGGATGATCGCCATCATACCGAGGCCCAGCGCCGCCGGATCGATCACCGCGGTGTAGCCGGCAATGATGCCGCGCTCCTCCAGCCGCTTCACGCGCTCGGAGGTCGCCGGCTGCGACAGGCCGACCCGCCGGCCAAGCTCCGATATGCCGATGCGGCCGTTCTCCTGCATGGCCTCGACAATGGCGATGTCGGTCGGGTCGAGCTGCGCGCGCTCATTGCTGGTGTTCATGGTCACCTTGAATCCATCGGCGTGGAAATGATTTCTCCGATGGTTTCCCATTCCCGGTGCCAGCGCAAGACGTCACCATGCATCCTCGATCGATAGGAGCAAGGCGACATGACGCATTTCATCATCCTGCCGGGCAGCGGCGGGTCCGGGCCGGCGCATTGGCAATCGCGCTGGGAAAGCGCCAATCGCGCGATGCGGCGCTTCCAGCCTTCAAGCTGGGAGCTGCCCGATTTCACCGACTGGCTGGCGGCACTGGAGGCCGCCGTGATCGCGGCGCCCGAGCCGCCGGTGCTGGTCGCGCACAGCCTGTCCTGCCTGCTGATCGCACACTGGCAGAAGATTTCGCAACGGCCGGTCAAGGCGGCCTTGCTGGTAGCCGTTCCCGATCCGGCGTCGGCGGTCTTTCCCGGATATGGCATGGCTTTCGCCAGAATTCCGCAAGGCAAGCTGCGCTTTGCCTCGCTGGTGGTGACCAGTACGAACGACCCTTATGGCTCGGCGGACTATGCGCAGGCGCGCGCGATGCAATGGGGCAGCCGCCTGGCCGTGATCGGCCCGTTCGGCCACATCAATGCCGAAAGCGGCCTGGGCGATTGGCCGGAAGGTTTGGCGCTGCTCGACGGGCTGGTGTCCGAGGCCTGAAGGCGCTCAGCCGCCATTCACCAGGGCAAGGATGAGTTTTTGCAGATTGCCGCCCGGGCCGAGTTCGACGCGGTCGAAATCGCGGCTCGCCTGGCGCTGCGCCTGCGAGAGTGCGGACAGGCGCTTGGTCATCTCGGTCCGGATCTTGCTGCAGCTGGGATCGTCGGCAACCGTCAGGCCGACGGTCGCCGCCTCGATCTTGCGCACCATGTCGACAATGGTCGCGCCATGCACCTTTTCATGGGCGCTGACACCGGCGAGGAAAACCTCCCAGTTCTTCTGGACGGCGGACGGCAAGGGCGAGGAGGGGCTGGGCAAGGTGTAGGTGATGATCAGCTTCGGCTTGGCCGACGCCAGCACGCAGGCGCCGGCCCGCGCCTGATAATCCCTGGTCCAGGTCAGCTTGAAATTGGTGTGGGCGATGGCGCGGGCAACGCCGACATTCGGCCCGTTCTCGCCGATCGAGCGGTAGAGCTCCGGCCCGGACTGGCCTGAAATGGCGTAGGTTTCGACCTTCTCGACCGGCTTCCACTGCGCATGGGCAGCCAGAGGCAAAGTAACCAGGGCCGCCATCAAAACGCACAGACGAACGCAGGCTCTCAACACCGTTCTCTCCAAACCACACGACTTTGCCGCAACGGGCAATGTCACGGGATCGCTTTTCCTATATGCTGCCGACGGGTGCTGCAATTGTCGGAGGGGAAGTCATGAGGGTTCGTTATCTCGTCGTCGCTGGTGCCGTGGCCGCATTGCAGGCCGCGCAGCCGGCCTTAGCCGCGTCGTGCAGCGGCTGGAGCGCCAAGATGGAGGAGGACGAGGGCGGCAGCGTGCTGACCGCCTCGGTGTGCGGCGGGCCGAAGGGCGATGCCTATCTGATGCTGACCTGTTTCGAAACGCCTGTGCTGAGCTACGATCTGGGCTCCAGCGGCCAGCAGACGGAGCCTGGCGTCAGCGGCGCGTTCGATTTCAAGGCGGACGGCAAGACGGTGACCAAGACGCTGCAGCTGGAGGAAATGTATAATTACTTCGTGGTCAATCTGGCGAAGGCCGATCCGCTGCTCGACCTCTTGCGTTCGAAGGGCGATGTGACGGTCAGCGCTGCCAAATTTGGCGCGGTCAGCTTTCCGCTGAAGGGGTCGCGCGGGGCGATCGGCAAGGTTCTGGCGCAGTGCGGCAAGGCGAAGCCTGCTGCGGATGGGGATTAACCTCTGAGGGTTGCGCTGCCCCTCATCCGCCTGCCGGCACCTTCTCCCCGTATAGTGACGGGGAGAAGAATGCTGCCGCAACCTCGGCGCCTTTTCTGCAACGCTGACAATTGGCGAAATCATTCGTCGGGGCGTCTTTCTCCCCGTCACTATACGGGGAGAAATGTCCGGCAGGACAATGAGGGGCAGCGCTGTGCTCGCCTGTTGTCACTCAATGCCTCATCACCCCGCCCAATCTCAAAGTCGCTCCGGTCAGTTCCTCATCCGAAAACCCGGAAAACCCCAGCACCAGCCCGTGCCTCGGCGTGCCGTCGATGAACATCGCGGACAGGGCACGCGCGCCGACGCCCACCGCCTTTGCCGCTTCGACGATCGCCGTGTCCGGTCCGCCACCCCTCAGCATCGCCATCAGATGCAGCCCCTGTTCGGGCACGGTCACATCAAGCGCATCGCCGCAACGCGCCTGGAGGCCCGCCACCAGCACGTCGCGGGCGGCTTGCACGCGGCGGCGCACCCGCCTGAGATGGGCGGCAAAATGGCCTTCGTTTAAAAGGTCGGTCAGCGCACCCTCGGCCAGCGTCGAGGGGTAACGGTCGGAACGCGCCCTGATCGCCATGACGGCATCGAGCAGGGGCTCCGGCACCACGACATAGCCGATGCGCAGGCCGGGGAAGAGCACTTTCGAGAAGGTGCCGAGATAGGCGACGCGGTTGGCGCCATCCATGCCTTGCAGCGAGGTCAGCGGCGGGCCGGCGTAGCGGAACTCGCTGTCGTAATCGTCCTCGAGGATCCAGGCATCGTTGCGCCGCGCCCAGTCGAGCAGGGCGAGGCGGCGGCGCATCGTCATGGTCACGCCGAGCGGATATTGATGCGAGGGCGTGACATAGGCCGCGCGGGCCTGTGGGCAGAGACGCTCGCCGATCTCGGGATCGAGCCCTTCGGCATCGACCGGCACGGCGACAATCCCGGCGCCGCTGCCGGCCAGCACGGCGTGCGCCATGGGATAGCAGGGATTTTCCAGCCAGACGGCATCGCCGGGGCGAAGGGCCGCGCGCGCCAGCAGGTCGAGCCCCTGCTGCGTGCCCGAGGTCAGCACGATCTGGCCGGCGTCGCAGCGCACGCCGCGCGCGGTCCTGAGATACGCTGATATCGCGGTGCGCAGCGGAAGACCGCCGCGCGGATCGCCGTAGCGGAAATGTTCGGGGCCGGGGCGGGCGAGGTGGCGCGACAGCAGGATGCGGAACAAATTGAGCGTGCGCGGGTCGGACACCGCGACGCCAAGGCCGCAAGGCAGTGAAGTGGCGGCGTCGATCTCCGGCGGGCGTGGCTTGACGAGCGTTGTCGGCAGATGCGGCACGTCGGGCGCGACGAAGGTGCCGGCGCCGACCTTGGCCACGGCAAAGCCTTCCGAGACCAGCATTTCGAAACAGGCGACCGCCGCCGAGCGCGACAGGCCGAAACGTTGCGCAAGGTCGCGGGTGGTCGGCAGCTTGGCGCCGGCGGCCAGCGCGCCGGTCTCGATCAGCCGCCTGAGCGCGGCGTAAAGCTCGCGGCTGCGCGGGCCGTCGCCCGGCAGGACCGGGATCAGCGCCGACCAATCCGGCGGATTGGTCCTATTTTTATCCATTGGATTGGTCCTTTTATCGACCAATATCATCGCGCATGGTTGGCAGACCAGAGACAAGGATGCAAGCCGTGAACGACGTCGCCGCCAGCTTTCCGACCACCAGCCGCAACCGGGTCAAGCGCCTGCATGAGCGCGGCAGCTACGACCATGCGGCCGTCTTTGCGGTGCTGGATGCCGGGCTGTTGTGCCATGTCGCCTACACGTTCGACGGCCAGCCCTATTGTACGCCGACCATCCACTGGCGCGAGGGCGATAGGATTTACTGGCACGGCTCGTCCGCCAGCCGCATGCTGCGCCAGCTGCGCGGCGGCACGCCGGCCTGTCTCACCGTGTCGCACCTCGACGGGCTGGTGCTGGCGCGCACCGGCTTCAACCATTCCGCCAACTACCGCTCGGCCATGTGCTTCGGCACGGCACGGATCGTCGATGACCCGGAGGAGAAGATGAAGGCGCTGGCCGGCGTCGTCGACCGTTTCTATCCCGGCCGTAGCGCGACCTTGCGGCCGATCTCGGCGCAGGAAGCCAAGGCGACGATGGTGATCGGCATGCGCATCGAGGAAGCATCGGCGAAAGTGCGCGCCAAGGGCGTCGCCGATGACGAGGAGGATTACGGCCATCCGGTGTGGGCCGGCGTCATCCCGGTGCGGACAGTGATTGGCGCGGCCGAGCCGTGCCCGAGGATCCTGCCCGGGATAGAGCGGCCGGGGAATTTGGCTGGATATGCCGAGGGGGAGAGGCTGGATGCTGCGCTGATGCAGGCGCAGAGGGTGTATGAGGGCGAGGTGTAACCTGCGAGGCTGGCGGCGCCTGCTTTCGCCAATTTTATCGCCGGCGAGCTTAGCTGGCCAAGTTCGCATCTCAATACAATATTGCCGCCACCATCACCTCGCGCTATCCCGGCACCATGATCACCTTCCGCAAGGCGCAAGCCTCCGACCTGCCGGCCATCGTTGCCATGCTGGCCGACGATCCGTTGGGTGCTGCGCGTGAGGATGCCTCCTTGCCGCTGGCGCGGGGCTATCTCGATGCCTTCGACGCCATCGACGCCGATCCCAACCAGTTGCTGGCGGTGGCCGTGGACGGGGCGGAGGTGGTCGGCACGCTGCAGATCACCTTCCTTGCCGGGCTGTCGCGCAAGGGCGCCTGGCGTGGGCAGATCGAGGCGGTGCGGGTCGCCGGCCACCGGCGCTCGGGCGGCATCGGCCGGTTGATGTTCGAATGGGCGATCGATCAGTGCCGGGCGCGCAAATGCAGCCTCGTGCAGTTGACCACCGACAAGGGGCGGGCGGACGCGCACCGTTTCTATGACAGCCTCGGCTTCGTCGGCAGCCATGTCGGTTACAAGAAAACCTTGTAGGCGTTCCGCCCCGGCCGCCACTGGCGTATACCGCAAGGGCTTCAGGCACTATTCAAATTGCCTGACAAAGCGGATATAGGTCAGCTAAGTTGACCTATATTCGAAACGTCCGGGGAGGCGTGACTTGACCCTTATGAACCTGTTGGCTTCGCGCTCGTCGCGCATGAAGGCCTCCGAAATCCGCGAGCTGCTGAAGCTGCTCGACCAGCCCGACATCATCTCGTTCGCCGGCGGCATTCCCGATCCGGCGCTGTTTCCGGCTGAGGCGATCCGCGATGCCTATGCCGAGGTGCTGGGCGGTGCGGAGGCGGGGGCGGCGCTGCAGTATCAGGTCTCGGAAGGCTATCTGCCGCTGCGGCGCTGGATCGCCGGGCAGATGGGCAAGCTCGGCGTCGCCTGCGACGAGGCCAACATCTTCATCACCTCCGGCTCGCAGCAGGCGCTGGATTATCTGGGCAAGCTGTTCCTGTCGCCCGGCGATACCGCGCTGGTGACATGGCCGACCTATCTTGGTGCGCTGCAGGCCTTCAACGCCTATGAACCGCGCTATGACCGGCTGCGGCCCGAAGGCGGCAACATGACGCCGGATGCCTATCGCGCGGCGGCGGCCGCAAATGGCGGCAAGGTCAAGTTCGCCTATCTGGTGCCTGACTTCGCCAACCCGACCGGCAACACACTGGACAAGAAACAGCGCGAGGCGGTGCTCGATCTTGCCGGCGAACTCGACATCGCCGTCATCGAGGACGCCGCCTATCGGGCGCTGCGTTATGACGGCGAGGGCGTGCCGCCGATCCTGGCGCTCGATTGCGCGCGCTCCGGCGGCATTGACAAGGCGCGCACGCTCTATTGCGGCTCGTTCTCGAAAATCCTGTCGCCGGGAATGCGCGTCGGGTGGGTCTGCGCGCCGCGCCATGTGGTGGAAAAGCTGGTGCTGATGAAGCAGGCTTCCGACCTGCACAGCCCGTCGATCAACCAGCTGGTGATGCACCGCGTCGCCGAATCCGTGTTCGACGGCCAGGTCGACAAGCTCATCGGCGCCTATCGCGAGCGCCGCGACGGGCTGCTTGGCGCGCTGGAAGCCCACATGCCCGACGGCGTGACCTGGAGCCGCCCGGAAGGCGGCATGTTCGTCTGGGCGACGCTGCCGGAAGGGGCTGACGCCACCGAACTCCTGGCGCGGTCGGTGAAGGAAGCGCGCGTCGCTTTCGTGCCCGGCAACGCTTTCTACGCCGACGGCACCGGGCGCAACACGCTGCGGCTGTCCTTCACGCTCGCCGATCGGCGCGCGGTCACAGAAGGCATTCCACGGCTGGCCGCGCTGCTGAAGGGGTAAGGCGGGTCACGGAAGGCGGTATTCCTAAGCCTTCACCGCGACCAGATGCTTGAGGATCGCAAGTCTGGTGCGCACCAGCTTGCGGAGCGGTTTTTCAAAGCCTTCCTCGCCGGTCTCGACGACGAAGACCAATGTCATGAAGTCGAGCATGAACTCGTCGATCGCCGCGGTGACCGCCGGCGACTTGTTGCCTTTGAAGCGTCGCAGCAAGGCGGTTGCCTCCTCGACATCGTCGACCCCGGCGCTGTCGAGCAGCGCCTCCAGCCTCTGAAAACAATCCAATCGTGGTTCCTCCCGCCGCGCCACGAAACTCCGCTTTGATCGGAAAGTTCCCGTCAGAAGAATTTCTCCTGAAAAGCGATCCGCGTGGAACCTCTTCGGCGCACAGGTGTTCCTAGGTGTCTGACCCCCCGCAGACATCTGAAAGCCTTTTCAACGAGGCTTTCCAAAAGCCCGCCGGTTTCCCCCTCTCCGGCGGGCTTTTTCGTTTGCGAAGGACCGAAGGGCGAGATTTTCGGCGACAGCGCCGGAAGGCAACGCCTGTCAGTAGCCTGCGCCCACCCGCGTTGACGGCGCTCCAAGCGAATTTAAAGTCGAAACATCGCGAGGAGGAATTTATGAAGACCCAGGAACTGCATCGCGGCCGGCTTATCGACCACATCCAATTGGTGGTGCTGGATCTCGCCGCCAGCCGGCGTTTCTATGAAGCGATCTTCCAGGTACTCGGCGTGCCGATCGGCGGGACCGGCGAAGATTATTTCTGGTCCGACGAACTGTTCATCTCCAGCGCCGACAGCCAGGCAGCCCTGGGAAAACTCACCGGCCGTCATCATCTGGCCTTCCAGGCGAAGGACCATGCGATGGTCGATGCCTTCTACAAGGCCGGGCTGGCGGCCGGCGGCAAGGACAATGGCGCACCGGGCGAGCGGCCTTATCATCCCGGCTACTACGCCGCCTTCCTGCTCGACCCGGACGGCAACAACATCGAGGCCGTCCATCACGGTGCGCACACGCGCAGCGCCGCTTCGGTGAAGATCACCTTCTAGGAACTTTCAGGGAACGCAACTGCGGCCGCCATCCGATGGCGCTCTCAATGCGCTGGCCCAACGGCTTGCGGGATGGATGGCGTCCCTGTCGTTGCCAGATTGCTGGCCCCAATGCTAACCGTGCAAAGACGGCGGGAATCGGCGTCGAAGCAAGGTACGCGGCAAATTTTCGCCGGATAGAGGCATCCTTTCCCCATCGTGGAGAAATATATTTCATGCATAAATCGACCAAGGCAATCTGCGCTGCAACGCTTGTACTTATGAGCGAAGCCATGTTGCCGGCAAGCATATTATCAGTTTCTTATATTTCATCGGTGCAGGCTCAGGAGGAATATCTCCCGACCAAGAATGACTTTGTCGGCAAATGGAAACTCAGCGGCTCGGCCATCCGGCCGCC from Mesorhizobium sp. 113-3-3 encodes the following:
- the pdxR gene encoding MocR-like pyridoxine biosynthesis transcription factor PdxR, with product MDKNRTNPPDWSALIPVLPGDGPRSRELYAALRRLIETGALAAGAKLPTTRDLAQRFGLSRSAAVACFEMLVSEGFAVAKVGAGTFVAPDVPHLPTTLVKPRPPEIDAATSLPCGLGVAVSDPRTLNLFRILLSRHLARPGPEHFRYGDPRGGLPLRTAISAYLRTARGVRCDAGQIVLTSGTQQGLDLLARAALRPGDAVWLENPCYPMAHAVLAGSGAGIVAVPVDAEGLDPEIGERLCPQARAAYVTPSHQYPLGVTMTMRRRLALLDWARRNDAWILEDDYDSEFRYAGPPLTSLQGMDGANRVAYLGTFSKVLFPGLRIGYVVVPEPLLDAVMAIRARSDRYPSTLAEGALTDLLNEGHFAAHLRRVRRRVQAARDVLVAGLQARCGDALDVTVPEQGLHLMAMLRGGGPDTAIVEAAKAVGVGARALSAMFIDGTPRHGLVLGFSGFSDEELTGATLRLGGVMRH
- a CDS encoding pyridoxamine 5'-phosphate oxidase family protein; protein product: MVGRPETRMQAVNDVAASFPTTSRNRVKRLHERGSYDHAAVFAVLDAGLLCHVAYTFDGQPYCTPTIHWREGDRIYWHGSSASRMLRQLRGGTPACLTVSHLDGLVLARTGFNHSANYRSAMCFGTARIVDDPEEKMKALAGVVDRFYPGRSATLRPISAQEAKATMVIGMRIEEASAKVRAKGVADDEEDYGHPVWAGVIPVRTVIGAAEPCPRILPGIERPGNLAGYAEGERLDAALMQAQRVYEGEV
- a CDS encoding GNAT family N-acetyltransferase; this encodes MITFRKAQASDLPAIVAMLADDPLGAAREDASLPLARGYLDAFDAIDADPNQLLAVAVDGAEVVGTLQITFLAGLSRKGAWRGQIEAVRVAGHRRSGGIGRLMFEWAIDQCRARKCSLVQLTTDKGRADAHRFYDSLGFVGSHVGYKKTL
- a CDS encoding aminotransferase-like domain-containing protein, which gives rise to MNLLASRSSRMKASEIRELLKLLDQPDIISFAGGIPDPALFPAEAIRDAYAEVLGGAEAGAALQYQVSEGYLPLRRWIAGQMGKLGVACDEANIFITSGSQQALDYLGKLFLSPGDTALVTWPTYLGALQAFNAYEPRYDRLRPEGGNMTPDAYRAAAAANGGKVKFAYLVPDFANPTGNTLDKKQREAVLDLAGELDIAVIEDAAYRALRYDGEGVPPILALDCARSGGIDKARTLYCGSFSKILSPGMRVGWVCAPRHVVEKLVLMKQASDLHSPSINQLVMHRVAESVFDGQVDKLIGAYRERRDGLLGALEAHMPDGVTWSRPEGGMFVWATLPEGADATELLARSVKEARVAFVPGNAFYADGTGRNTLRLSFTLADRRAVTEGIPRLAALLKG
- a CDS encoding VOC family protein, with the translated sequence MKTQELHRGRLIDHIQLVVLDLAASRRFYEAIFQVLGVPIGGTGEDYFWSDELFISSADSQAALGKLTGRHHLAFQAKDHAMVDAFYKAGLAAGGKDNGAPGERPYHPGYYAAFLLDPDGNNIEAVHHGAHTRSAASVKITF